From Weissella diestrammenae, a single genomic window includes:
- a CDS encoding CCA tRNA nucleotidyltransferase produces MQIKHLPEEFKSALPIIHTLEAAGYEAYFVGGAVRDTLLNKPIHDVDIATSAYPEEVKQLFDRTVDTGIEHGTVMILDHGQGYETTTFRTESTYTDFRRPDQVTFVRSLSDDLKRRDFTINALALRGDGLVVDLFNGVSDLEHQTLRAVGHASDRFQEDALRMMRAVRFAAQLDFTIEPDTKQAIVDHAPLLEKIAIERVNVELTKMLQGRNAQYGLLELLATRLNAYMPGLKNVEIDLWGYAELLAKDQPDTPTVAWTLLAFELGLTPKDTETFLRLWKHGNELIQQAQKAITLLNVLRQSEATNWQLYMTGDAFPNAMRVLQLSQLPNDVLELKNRYMQLAIHHRDELQISGKILQSAINLQPGPMFGKILGELEKLVVAGQVANNQSDLIARAKAIAEKEK; encoded by the coding sequence ATGCAGATTAAACATTTACCAGAAGAATTTAAAAGTGCATTGCCAATTATTCATACGTTGGAAGCAGCAGGATATGAAGCGTACTTTGTTGGGGGAGCCGTCCGAGATACTTTACTTAATAAACCAATTCATGACGTTGATATCGCCACATCTGCGTATCCAGAAGAAGTGAAGCAACTATTCGATCGAACCGTTGATACAGGAATTGAACATGGGACGGTCATGATACTCGATCATGGACAAGGTTATGAAACGACTACTTTTCGAACTGAATCAACGTATACTGATTTTAGGCGACCGGATCAGGTCACTTTTGTCCGTTCTTTATCAGATGATTTAAAACGCCGTGATTTCACAATTAATGCGTTGGCACTAAGGGGTGATGGACTAGTCGTCGATTTATTTAATGGTGTATCTGATTTAGAGCATCAAACGTTAAGGGCAGTTGGACATGCATCTGACCGATTTCAAGAAGATGCTTTACGCATGATGCGTGCCGTTCGATTTGCTGCACAATTGGATTTTACAATTGAACCTGACACTAAACAAGCAATTGTTGATCATGCGCCATTATTGGAAAAAATTGCGATCGAACGTGTGAATGTTGAACTAACTAAAATGTTGCAAGGTCGTAATGCGCAATATGGGTTACTTGAATTGTTGGCAACCCGATTGAATGCCTATATGCCTGGGCTAAAAAATGTTGAGATTGATTTATGGGGTTATGCGGAACTATTAGCGAAAGACCAACCCGATACACCAACTGTCGCATGGACATTGCTTGCATTTGAACTTGGATTAACGCCAAAAGACACCGAGACTTTTCTTCGACTTTGGAAACATGGTAACGAATTAATTCAGCAGGCACAAAAAGCAATTACCTTATTAAATGTTTTGCGTCAATCAGAGGCAACTAATTGGCAGTTGTATATGACTGGTGATGCCTTTCCAAATGCGATGCGCGTGTTACAGCTAAGTCAGCTTCCTAATGACGTTCTAGAATTAAAAAATCGATATATGCAACTGGCGATCCACCATCGCGATGAGTTACAAATTAGTGGTAAAATTTTGCAGTCAGCCATCAATCTGCAACCAGGTCCGATGTTTGGGAAAATACTGGGTGAACTTGAAAAATTAGTGGTTGCTGGTCAAGTAGCGAATAATCAATCCGACTTAATTGCCAGAGCCAAAGCAATCGCAGAAAAAGAGAAGTAG
- a CDS encoding ATP-dependent RecD-like DNA helicase — MNNQNHFFETEKSMLTGQVEGIIFAAQDSFYKVLAVTIEDKNFDYDADEMTITGSFGELQIGATYEFVGRVTSHARFGEQFSAQQYKRLAASSSVGLVKYLSSSDFDGIGEKTAEKIVDALGINAIDVILDSPDQLATLGLSFKQQKTIVTQLKQANGMERAIIALNDYGFSANLAAQIYAKYGNATLDILHDNPYQLVIDIEGVSFTRVDQLAMQSGMSALDERRVQAGLIAALNRATFENGDTYITIEQLCIVTIRLLEQAQNVRIDMSLVKQAILGMTQAGYLIADDNRIFMADIYLSEVQIAQKIIELNTQIGQFKRAEVVQALNAAEKDNPFPYAEEQQEAMIAALTNKLFILTGGPGTGKTTIINGVVAAFQHLMQKAGWTEKKINAAIKLVAPTGRAAKRLSEATGMPASTIHRLLGITGREKMADLDIDNIEGQLLIVDEMSMVDTELFSILLSATPQNMQVILVGDKDQLPSVGPGQVFSDLLASGKLNFRELELIHRQGDGSSIVTLANEVKHGTLPDDLMQQQNDRAFFAGHVGQVADAIEKIVKSWIAHGNSAADMQILSPMYRTDAGVNQLNLIAQNLFNPLKAKSREMRWREGDFEFGFRVGDKVMQKTNDPENNVFNGDIGYITTILFAKDKQNTEKSDVIEVDFEAQHVTYQRSEFMNLTLAYATTIHKAQGGEYDLVILPLVRQFNRMLQRNLLYTGLTRARKSLVLIGEPDAFQAAAQTQGAVRKTMLPVRLSAAIDGVLPKMPTVAEMTKEVVQNDDASNLVESSQSDTTFETVENEEKIERLTVEKIMAATIEPNIGMADLTPADFM, encoded by the coding sequence ATGAATAATCAAAATCATTTTTTTGAAACTGAAAAATCAATGCTTACCGGTCAAGTTGAGGGGATTATTTTTGCAGCACAGGATAGTTTTTATAAGGTGTTAGCTGTCACGATTGAGGATAAAAATTTTGATTATGATGCTGATGAGATGACGATTACTGGGTCATTTGGTGAACTCCAAATTGGTGCGACATACGAATTTGTTGGACGGGTAACCAGTCATGCACGTTTTGGCGAACAATTTAGTGCCCAACAATATAAACGGTTAGCAGCTAGTTCAAGTGTTGGATTAGTTAAATATTTATCAAGTTCTGATTTTGATGGCATTGGTGAAAAAACCGCTGAAAAAATTGTTGATGCGTTAGGTATAAATGCCATTGACGTTATTTTGGACTCGCCAGATCAATTAGCCACATTGGGCTTGTCATTTAAGCAGCAAAAAACGATTGTGACTCAGCTTAAACAAGCTAATGGTATGGAACGTGCGATTATTGCTTTGAATGATTATGGGTTTAGCGCCAATCTCGCAGCACAAATTTATGCCAAGTATGGCAATGCGACATTAGATATATTGCACGATAATCCTTATCAATTAGTCATTGATATCGAAGGGGTCAGTTTCACTCGCGTTGACCAATTGGCTATGCAAAGTGGGATGTCAGCCTTAGACGAACGTCGGGTTCAAGCTGGATTAATTGCTGCATTAAATCGGGCAACTTTTGAGAATGGCGATACTTATATTACGATTGAGCAACTATGCATTGTGACCATCCGTTTGTTAGAACAAGCCCAAAACGTGCGAATTGACATGAGTTTGGTTAAGCAAGCTATTCTGGGTATGACGCAAGCTGGCTATTTGATTGCGGATGATAATCGTATTTTTATGGCTGATATCTATCTATCAGAAGTCCAAATTGCTCAAAAAATTATTGAGTTAAACACGCAAATTGGTCAATTTAAACGTGCTGAAGTTGTGCAAGCATTAAATGCGGCAGAAAAAGACAATCCATTTCCATATGCGGAAGAACAACAAGAAGCAATGATTGCGGCTTTGACCAATAAATTATTTATATTAACGGGTGGACCTGGTACGGGTAAAACGACGATTATTAACGGGGTTGTGGCTGCTTTCCAGCATTTAATGCAAAAGGCAGGTTGGACTGAAAAAAAGATCAATGCAGCGATTAAATTAGTGGCACCAACAGGAAGAGCGGCAAAACGTCTGTCTGAAGCAACAGGCATGCCAGCCTCAACCATCCATCGACTCTTAGGAATCACTGGTCGCGAGAAAATGGCCGATTTAGATATTGATAATATTGAAGGCCAATTATTGATTGTTGATGAAATGTCGATGGTGGACACTGAATTGTTCAGTATTTTATTGAGTGCGACACCGCAAAATATGCAGGTGATTCTCGTTGGTGATAAAGATCAGTTACCCTCAGTTGGACCGGGCCAAGTATTCTCGGATTTATTAGCTAGTGGGAAACTTAATTTTCGCGAATTAGAGCTGATTCACCGACAAGGAGATGGCTCTTCCATCGTGACATTGGCCAATGAAGTCAAACATGGTACGTTGCCAGATGATTTGATGCAGCAGCAGAACGATCGGGCATTTTTTGCTGGACATGTCGGACAAGTTGCGGATGCGATTGAAAAAATTGTCAAAAGTTGGATTGCGCATGGTAATAGTGCAGCTGATATGCAAATTTTATCGCCGATGTATCGGACTGACGCTGGCGTGAACCAACTCAATCTGATTGCACAGAATTTATTTAATCCATTAAAGGCGAAAAGTCGTGAGATGCGTTGGCGAGAAGGTGATTTTGAATTTGGGTTCCGCGTTGGCGATAAAGTGATGCAAAAAACGAATGATCCAGAGAATAATGTCTTTAATGGCGATATTGGGTATATCACAACAATTTTATTTGCAAAGGATAAACAAAACACGGAAAAATCCGATGTGATTGAAGTGGATTTTGAAGCGCAACATGTGACATATCAACGGTCTGAATTTATGAATTTGACCTTAGCTTATGCAACAACGATTCACAAAGCACAAGGTGGCGAATATGATTTAGTCATTCTACCGTTAGTTCGACAATTTAACCGAATGCTACAACGGAATTTATTGTACACAGGTTTGACGCGTGCTCGAAAGTCGTTGGTTTTAATTGGTGAACCTGACGCGTTTCAGGCTGCAGCACAGACCCAAGGCGCCGTTCGCAAAACAATGTTACCAGTGCGGTTATCAGCTGCAATTGATGGTGTGTTACCAAAAATGCCGACTGTAGCAGAAATGACAAAAGAAGTGGTTCAGAACGATGACGCCTCAAATTTGGTAGAGAGTAGTCAGTCAGATACTACGTTTGAGACAGTCGAAAACGAAGAAAAGATTGAGCGTTTGACCGTAGAAAAAATAATGGCAGCAACCATCGAACCAAACATTGGGATGGCTGATTTAACGCCAGCTGATTTTATGTGA
- a CDS encoding dihydrofolate reductase: protein MVDTILVWAQTENGTIAMNGEIPWREKADMRFFREITQNQVVVMGRHTMQSFHGRPLPHRTNLVLSHDKSLVVPEGFQVVHSIDEAKTIASQQNQKLMVIGGKAIYESFMPDATQLYVTYLNTDFTGDVMMAPVDKTIWQGESIRLGHADDENDFDYEIIKYSRRK, encoded by the coding sequence ATGGTTGATACGATCTTAGTCTGGGCTCAGACTGAAAACGGGACAATTGCGATGAACGGTGAAATACCATGGCGTGAAAAAGCCGATATGCGTTTCTTTCGTGAAATCACTCAAAATCAGGTTGTTGTTATGGGACGCCATACAATGCAATCATTTCACGGCCGCCCATTACCGCATCGAACGAATTTGGTCTTGTCACATGACAAATCATTAGTTGTTCCTGAAGGGTTTCAAGTCGTACATTCTATCGACGAGGCTAAAACGATTGCAAGTCAGCAGAATCAGAAGCTCATGGTAATTGGTGGTAAGGCTATTTATGAATCCTTTATGCCTGATGCCACTCAATTGTATGTCACTTATTTAAACACTGATTTTACAGGTGATGTGATGATGGCACCCGTTGATAAAACAATTTGGCAGGGAGAGTCAATTCGTTTGGGACATGCAGATGATGAGAATGATTTTGATTATGAGATTATCAAATATTCAAGACGGAAATAG
- the purB gene encoding adenylosuccinate lyase produces MIDRYTRSEMANIWSLQSQYQAWLDVEIAVTGGLVREGEKHPELANERPTASELDAIKENAKFDVKEIAAIEETTRHDMVAFTRNVSQSLGTERKWIHYGLTSTDVVDTAQGLRLQAANKIIKADLIRYRDALAKLALKYKDTVMMGRTHGVHAEPTTFGLVIARYYQAAVRDIERFENASTVVETGKLSGSVGTFANISPEVETDAMTILGLTPQPIGSQVLPRDLHAEYVSTLALIGTTLEELAVEIRGLQRSEIHEVEEGFAGGQKGSSSMPHKRNPIGSENIVGLSRVLRGYAVTAFENVPLWHERDISHSSAERIILPDATATLDYMVHRLTGIVENLQVFPETMQKNMTRTYGLIYSQRLMYALMDDANWSREQAYDAVQPLTAISWDQQVQFRTLVDQDEAITAVLTKTQIDDAFDYHWHLRHVDDVFKRIGLI; encoded by the coding sequence ATGATTGATCGATATACACGATCTGAGATGGCAAATATTTGGTCACTACAGAGTCAGTATCAAGCTTGGCTTGATGTTGAAATTGCGGTAACAGGTGGGTTAGTTCGCGAGGGTGAAAAACATCCTGAATTAGCAAATGAGCGGCCAACGGCATCTGAATTAGACGCGATAAAAGAAAATGCAAAATTTGATGTCAAAGAAATTGCGGCGATTGAAGAGACGACGCGTCACGACATGGTCGCTTTTACACGAAATGTGTCTCAGTCTTTGGGCACAGAACGCAAATGGATTCATTACGGTCTCACCAGTACTGATGTTGTTGATACCGCACAAGGACTTCGGTTGCAGGCAGCAAACAAAATCATTAAAGCTGATTTGATACGTTACAGGGATGCTTTGGCAAAGTTAGCATTAAAATATAAAGACACAGTCATGATGGGACGGACACATGGTGTGCACGCTGAGCCAACAACATTTGGATTAGTGATTGCGCGTTACTATCAAGCGGCGGTGCGCGATATTGAACGTTTTGAAAATGCCTCAACGGTTGTGGAAACTGGTAAATTATCTGGGTCAGTTGGAACGTTTGCAAACATTTCACCTGAAGTCGAAACAGACGCGATGACGATTTTGGGGCTTACGCCACAGCCAATTGGTTCACAAGTGCTACCGCGTGACTTGCATGCCGAGTATGTCTCAACTTTGGCTTTAATTGGTACAACTTTAGAAGAGCTTGCAGTTGAGATCCGAGGATTACAGCGTTCAGAAATTCATGAAGTTGAAGAAGGTTTTGCTGGTGGGCAAAAGGGATCTTCTTCGATGCCACATAAACGAAACCCAATTGGTTCAGAGAACATAGTTGGCTTGTCTCGTGTACTGCGTGGCTACGCAGTAACGGCGTTTGAAAATGTGCCGTTGTGGCATGAACGAGATATATCACATTCTTCAGCTGAGCGGATAATCTTACCAGATGCGACTGCAACGCTGGACTATATGGTACATCGATTAACGGGAATTGTTGAAAATTTGCAAGTTTTCCCTGAAACAATGCAAAAAAATATGACACGAACTTATGGTTTGATTTATTCGCAACGCTTAATGTATGCATTAATGGATGATGCCAATTGGTCTCGTGAACAAGCATATGATGCAGTTCAACCTTTAACGGCTATTTCATGGGATCAACAAGTCCAATTTAGAACACTAGTTGATCAAGATGAAGCAATTACTGCTGTTTTAACTAAGACTCAAATTGATGATGCATTTGATTACCATTGGCATTTACGTCATGTCGATGATGTCTTTAAGCGAATTGGTTTAATTTAA
- a CDS encoding YjzD family protein produces the protein MKINYNSVGMTNMRYIVTFFWTAILGAVIGYIGSALQNAHADYQQTIIVALVTGSIGAIASYFISKAHAPKVVMDSDEDEEA, from the coding sequence ATGAAGATAAATTATAATTCAGTGGGGATGACAAACATGCGGTACATCGTAACATTTTTCTGGACAGCCATTTTAGGTGCGGTGATTGGTTATATTGGTAGTGCGCTACAAAATGCACATGCCGATTACCAACAAACGATTATTGTGGCATTAGTGACAGGCTCAATTGGCGCTATTGCGTCATACTTTATCTCAAAGGCTCATGCACCAAAGGTTGTTATGGACTCGGACGAAGACGAAGAAGCGTAA
- a CDS encoding histidine phosphatase family protein, with product MTRLYFIRHGKTEWNNDGRFQGANGDSPLLPESYHQIKQLGAHLKHVKFAHAWSSPLARARRTAENTLSLLDDQPALTLSSGLIEFSVGSWEGQMFADVQAKQPQQYDAWRNHPDQFDAKQVLGAETFEAVQLRFQHTVKQAIASYGGDDVNLIFFGHGMLLTIGMESLLQTPLSQIRARGGLGNTSTSILETKDNVNFTEIIRNDTSYLDVQADASNTI from the coding sequence ATGACAAGATTATATTTTATTCGGCATGGTAAAACGGAGTGGAATAATGATGGCCGCTTTCAAGGGGCAAATGGTGATTCACCATTGTTACCAGAATCTTATCATCAGATAAAGCAATTGGGTGCACATTTGAAACACGTTAAATTTGCCCATGCTTGGTCTTCACCTTTGGCAAGGGCACGCCGGACAGCTGAAAATACGTTGTCGTTGTTGGATGACCAACCGGCCTTAACCTTGTCATCAGGTTTGATAGAGTTTAGTGTCGGCTCTTGGGAAGGTCAGATGTTTGCTGACGTACAAGCTAAGCAACCACAACAATATGATGCATGGCGTAATCATCCAGATCAATTTGATGCTAAGCAAGTTTTGGGTGCTGAAACATTTGAAGCGGTACAGTTACGTTTTCAACATACCGTTAAACAGGCGATTGCGAGCTATGGTGGTGATGATGTGAATTTAATTTTCTTTGGGCATGGGATGTTGTTGACGATCGGTATGGAAAGTCTGTTACAGACACCTTTGAGTCAGATTAGGGCCCGTGGTGGATTAGGCAATACATCAACGTCAATTCTTGAAACCAAAGATAATGTTAATTTCACTGAAATTATTCGCAATGATACATCGTATTTAGATGTGCAAGCTGATGCTAGCAATACGATTTAA
- the nrdG gene encoding anaerobic ribonucleoside-triphosphate reductase activating protein has protein sequence MSTKLSNGITVPEKQEWRTEDLSLSNIADYKPFIMVDGPGVRCSVYVSGCKFLCPGCYNVAAQNFNYGTPYSKALEDQIIDDLRQPYVQGLTLLGGEPFLNTGVTLQLVRRVREEFGHTKDIWSWTGYTWEELLEETDDKKALLKAIDVVVDGRFIQALMDLTLRFRGSSNQRMIRVPESLQTGEIVLWTDEYDQ, from the coding sequence ATGTCAACGAAACTTTCGAATGGCATTACAGTGCCGGAGAAGCAGGAATGGCGGACTGAAGACCTGTCATTAAGCAACATTGCAGATTATAAGCCATTTATCATGGTTGATGGCCCGGGTGTGCGCTGTTCAGTCTATGTTTCAGGGTGTAAATTCTTATGTCCAGGTTGCTATAATGTTGCTGCACAAAATTTTAATTACGGGACACCATATTCAAAAGCATTAGAAGATCAGATTATTGATGATTTACGTCAACCTTATGTTCAAGGGTTAACCTTGTTGGGAGGAGAACCATTTTTGAATACCGGGGTTACTTTGCAGCTGGTACGTCGGGTCCGCGAGGAGTTTGGGCATACAAAAGACATTTGGTCTTGGACCGGTTATACTTGGGAAGAGTTGCTTGAAGAGACTGATGATAAAAAAGCACTTTTAAAAGCGATTGACGTAGTAGTAGATGGTCGGTTTATACAAGCGTTGATGGATTTGACTTTACGTTTTCGGGGGTCATCGAACCAACGCATGATTCGGGTACCAGAAAGTTTACAGACTGGTGAAATTGTTCTATGGACAGATGAATATGATCAATGA
- a CDS encoding tetratricopeptide repeat protein, which yields MATTKDLQADLKMLVARINDDAHDWRAYVDLINVLVTSENFVEAEELALKSLTLFKSSTEAQQQLLYTTGNLYYLAGKYELANQFFTQVDDRNLKHDATMMQAQSWFNQKRYQQALAFALTGVEQQPNDEAAQVLLGNIWMSLQSFEQAATQFEQALKVNQDNFDANFGLGVLAAINGERENHGFTMAKQIDAEKFERQTRQLDDLLQVMVGNRNDE from the coding sequence ATGGCAACAACAAAAGATTTGCAGGCAGATTTGAAAATGTTGGTTGCGCGTATCAATGATGATGCTCATGACTGGCGTGCATATGTTGATTTAATTAATGTTTTAGTAACGAGTGAAAATTTTGTTGAGGCAGAAGAATTAGCGCTCAAAAGTTTGACGCTGTTCAAATCGTCAACAGAAGCACAACAACAACTGTTGTATACGACTGGTAACCTATATTATTTAGCTGGAAAATATGAATTGGCTAATCAGTTTTTTACGCAGGTTGATGATCGGAATTTAAAACATGATGCCACAATGATGCAAGCCCAAAGTTGGTTTAACCAAAAACGGTACCAACAAGCATTGGCTTTTGCATTAACAGGGGTTGAACAGCAACCAAATGATGAAGCAGCCCAAGTTTTGCTGGGCAATATTTGGATGAGCTTACAATCATTTGAGCAAGCAGCTACGCAATTTGAACAGGCCCTAAAGGTTAATCAGGATAACTTTGATGCAAATTTTGGTCTTGGGGTGCTTGCTGCCATTAACGGTGAGCGAGAAAATCATGGTTTCACGATGGCAAAACAGATTGATGCAGAAAAATTTGAACGACAGACGCGACAACTTGATGATTTGTTGCAAGTGATGGTAGGAAATCGAAACGATGAATAA
- a CDS encoding ABC-F family ATP-binding cassette domain-containing protein, whose amino-acid sequence MKQFRATKLSSVYGEKTLLDTVSFLVETGDRIGIVGVNGAGKTTLLNAIAQTTPADSGLIETPNDYSIGYLTQEPQLDEDKLVMDAIFAGAQPIFALIRDYEAALETYSMDPNDAKSLRRYTQLEERMTQEDAWLAESEVKTILTQLHLPNLNLPVSALSGGQRKRVGLAQILIQAPDLLLLDEPTNHLDFDSIEWLEKYLTHYKGAVMAVTHDRYFLDHVANRVFELSFGQLYEYTGNYEAYVTAKAERVAAAKVADHKQAQLYKQELAWMRTSARARSTKQKARENRFAEVAEKQGTLKLDSDVEVNLGQTRLGKKVINIEQADLSFDQLVILEHFDTLIQANQRIGITGPNGTGKSSLLNVIAGKVALDAGTVEIGETVKLAYYTQQTEPIPDDKRVIAYLSEVAETVTNRDGDRVSVTELLEQFLFPSFMHGTLIRKLSGGEKRRLYLLKLLLEQPNVLLLDEPTNDLDIGTLTVLEDYLQKFAGTVITVSHDRYFLDKVADRLFIFHGQGQIETYDGQFSDYLLKNGAPMLSSGDHKPAAKQYVAEKEVTRHDNKGKKKLTYAEQIEYGSIEAEIEQLETDISDITANMNQSGTDFEELAVLQQTLDAKNELLETKMNRWAELEERSES is encoded by the coding sequence ATGAAACAATTTCGAGCAACAAAACTATCTAGTGTATACGGCGAAAAGACCCTCTTAGATACTGTTTCTTTTCTGGTAGAAACAGGTGATCGAATCGGTATTGTTGGGGTCAATGGTGCGGGGAAAACAACGTTGCTAAACGCGATAGCTCAAACGACGCCAGCTGATTCAGGATTAATTGAGACGCCTAATGACTATTCAATTGGTTATTTGACACAAGAACCCCAATTGGATGAAGATAAATTAGTGATGGATGCCATTTTTGCTGGAGCACAGCCAATTTTTGCATTAATTCGTGATTATGAGGCGGCCTTAGAAACTTATTCAATGGATCCAAATGACGCTAAATCGTTAAGGCGATACACGCAATTAGAAGAACGAATGACGCAAGAAGACGCTTGGTTAGCTGAGTCGGAAGTGAAAACGATTTTAACGCAATTACATTTGCCTAATCTGAATTTACCGGTTTCTGCACTATCTGGTGGTCAACGTAAACGTGTTGGATTGGCACAGATTTTGATTCAAGCACCCGATCTTTTACTGCTTGATGAGCCAACAAATCATTTGGATTTTGATTCAATTGAGTGGTTAGAAAAATATTTAACCCATTATAAAGGGGCAGTGATGGCCGTTACACACGATCGTTATTTTCTTGATCATGTGGCAAATCGTGTATTTGAACTCTCGTTTGGTCAATTATATGAATATACCGGTAATTACGAAGCATATGTTACGGCTAAGGCAGAACGTGTTGCGGCAGCAAAGGTTGCTGATCATAAGCAGGCACAGTTATATAAACAAGAATTAGCATGGATGCGTACTTCTGCTAGAGCGCGTTCAACGAAGCAAAAAGCACGAGAAAACCGTTTTGCTGAAGTGGCTGAAAAGCAGGGGACATTAAAACTTGATAGCGATGTTGAAGTGAATTTGGGACAGACGCGATTAGGCAAGAAAGTGATCAATATTGAACAAGCCGATTTATCGTTTGATCAATTGGTCATTTTAGAACATTTTGACACGTTGATTCAAGCTAATCAACGCATTGGAATTACTGGCCCAAATGGTACAGGTAAGTCCTCTTTGTTAAACGTGATTGCTGGGAAAGTGGCATTAGACGCGGGGACAGTTGAAATTGGTGAGACTGTCAAGTTAGCTTACTATACACAGCAAACAGAACCGATTCCGGATGATAAGCGAGTTATTGCTTATTTGTCAGAAGTGGCTGAAACAGTGACAAATCGCGACGGTGATCGGGTATCAGTAACGGAATTACTGGAACAATTTCTATTTCCTAGTTTTATGCATGGTACGTTAATCCGAAAATTATCAGGTGGCGAAAAAAGACGTTTGTATTTGCTCAAATTACTTTTGGAACAGCCAAATGTCTTGCTATTGGATGAACCGACTAATGATTTAGATATTGGGACATTGACTGTGCTCGAAGATTATTTGCAGAAATTTGCGGGGACTGTAATTACGGTTTCCCATGACCGATATTTTTTGGATAAGGTTGCTGACCGGTTATTCATTTTTCATGGACAAGGGCAAATTGAGACTTACGATGGTCAATTCTCAGATTATTTGTTGAAAAATGGTGCCCCAATGCTCTCTTCAGGCGACCATAAGCCAGCAGCAAAACAATATGTCGCAGAAAAAGAGGTAACGCGACATGACAATAAAGGCAAAAAGAAGTTAACGTATGCTGAACAAATCGAGTATGGTTCGATTGAAGCCGAGATAGAACAGCTTGAGACAGATATTAGTGATATCACTGCTAATATGAATCAGAGCGGGACTGACTTTGAAGAATTAGCAGTACTCCAGCAAACGCTTGATGCAAAGAATGAATTGTTAGAGACAAAGATGAATCGTTGGGCCGAATTAGAAGAGCGGTCTGAATCATAA